A single Oncorhynchus mykiss isolate Arlee chromosome 24, USDA_OmykA_1.1, whole genome shotgun sequence DNA region contains:
- the LOC118944047 gene encoding cornifin-A-like has product MRDNTAGDFSQSASPLSSTLLMPLRPSAPQTLSPSAPQTLSPSDPQTLSPLAPQPLRPLAPQPLRPLAPQTLSPSAPQPLRPLAPQPLRPLAPQPLSPSAPQTLRPLAPQTLSPSDP; this is encoded by the exons ATGAGGGACAACACAGCAGGTGACTTCAGCCAGTCTGCCTCCCCTCTGAGCTCTACCCTGTTGATG CCCCTCAGACCCTCAGCCCCTCAGACCCTTAGTCCCTCAGCCCCTCAGACCCTTAGCCCCTCAGACCCTCAGACCCTTAGCCCCTTAGCCCCTCAGCCCCTCAGACCCTTAGCCCCTCAGCCCCTCAGACCCTTAGCCCCTCAGACCCTTAGCCCCTCAGCCCCTCAGCCCCTCAGACCCTTAGCCCCTCAGCCCCTCAGACCCTTAGCCCCTCAGCCCCTTAGCCCCTCAGCCCCTCAGACCCTCAGACCCTTAGCCCCTCAGACCCTTAGCCCCTCAGACCCTTAG